A genome region from Tolypothrix sp. PCC 7712 includes the following:
- a CDS encoding DUF427 domain-containing protein, translated as MPKAIWNGATLAESNQTIVVEGNHYFPPDAINKQFFKESNTHTTCPWKGVASYYSVEVDGQVNQDAAWYYPNAKERAKNIEGYVAFWRGVKVEA; from the coding sequence ATGCCGAAAGCAATTTGGAATGGAGCAACTCTAGCCGAGAGCAATCAAACTATTGTTGTAGAAGGTAACCATTACTTTCCACCTGACGCTATTAACAAGCAATTCTTTAAAGAAAGTAATACCCACACTACTTGTCCGTGGAAAGGCGTTGCTAGTTACTATAGTGTTGAAGTTGATGGGCAAGTCAATCAAGACGCAGCTTGGTACTATCCCAACGCCAAAGAGAGAGCTAAAAATATTGAAGGCTATGTTGCCTTCTGGCGTGGTGTCAAAGTCGAAGCTTAG
- a CDS encoding HBL/NHE enterotoxin family protein, with translation MSVDLNHGATEIDSANKSQASQGLIIQTYCQSVKSQPAVNFAGYDNLKRYEQDINTGLGQAKAHADTYINVIQPTIITNISNISNYYAMQNAIPVVLPAGATSERWLQILATLEKMATAHKATADATVTALNGLYNNLTEDAGSFTDTVGKLNSAVNGDNGVISSINDQLKDIQSRIDGTIAGVVVSGLAIVGGVFLTAVGGIAEFVTAGTSTPLVVLGVAITLAGVGGAVAAGLALKGLYDSKARLLTDKSRLSDEVGLALGISQGFSGLSNQVQGAVTAALQMSKAWNILSSDLGTVADDIRQGRLSTDDARTLFLTAANSQVQQVTQDISIIKGQMTGVTNLEPMPNRNIKDIIDDLERRVVA, from the coding sequence ATGTCTGTTGATCTAAACCACGGAGCTACTGAGATCGATTCTGCGAACAAATCACAAGCATCGCAGGGCTTAATTATTCAAACTTACTGCCAAAGTGTCAAGTCACAGCCAGCTGTCAACTTTGCTGGATACGACAACTTGAAAAGATATGAGCAGGACATCAATACTGGCTTGGGTCAAGCAAAAGCCCATGCTGACACTTACATAAACGTTATTCAACCCACCATCATTACTAATATCTCAAACATCTCCAATTACTATGCCATGCAAAATGCAATTCCTGTCGTACTTCCAGCTGGAGCTACATCAGAGAGATGGCTTCAAATCTTGGCAACATTAGAAAAAATGGCTACTGCTCATAAAGCGACAGCTGATGCAACTGTAACAGCACTCAACGGACTTTATAACAATCTGACAGAGGATGCTGGCTCATTTACAGATACTGTAGGAAAGTTGAATTCGGCAGTTAACGGAGACAATGGTGTAATTTCAAGTATCAATGATCAGTTAAAAGACATCCAAAGCCGAATTGACGGAACCATTGCTGGTGTTGTCGTCAGTGGATTAGCTATTGTTGGTGGAGTTTTCCTGACTGCTGTGGGAGGAATTGCTGAATTCGTTACTGCTGGAACTTCTACTCCACTGGTGGTTTTGGGAGTTGCAATCACTCTTGCAGGTGTTGGTGGAGCAGTTGCAGCAGGCTTAGCCCTCAAGGGGTTGTACGATTCAAAAGCTAGGCTACTTACGGATAAATCACGTTTGTCTGATGAGGTGGGGCTTGCACTTGGTATCAGTCAAGGCTTTTCGGGTTTGAGTAATCAAGTGCAGGGGGCAGTCACGGCAGCACTACAAATGTCCAAGGCTTGGAACATTTTGAGTTCAGACCTTGGAACGGTGGCTGATGATATCAGGCAGGGACGTCTATCTACAGATGATGCGAGGACTTTATTCTTAACCGCTGCTAACTCGCAAGTGCAGCAGGTTACCCAGGATATTAGCATCATCAAGGGGCAAATGACTGGGGTGACCAACCTTGAACCTATGCCAAATCGCAACATCAAAGACATCATTGACGATCTTGAGCGACGGGTTGTGGCATAA
- a CDS encoding Crp/Fnr family transcriptional regulator has translation MMSSANLSYNSVLKEQIPHRLFTKREMIPPRNDILWRIERGAVRTLTWSEDGTFITLGYWGSGDLIGSPLSKVKPYQIECLTSVEVSIVPPHLWYQDVEALLSHIQQAEELLSIVHCKPMYLRLWQFLVWLSTKFGRDVEEGTLIDLNATHQEMAEVLNTTRVTVTRLLQQFEEEGLLLRQKRQIILRLLNK, from the coding sequence ATGATGTCTTCCGCCAACTTGTCGTATAACTCTGTTCTCAAAGAACAAATACCTCATCGCTTATTTACAAAGCGCGAAATGATACCACCACGTAACGATATATTGTGGCGAATCGAACGTGGTGCAGTTCGTACCTTAACCTGGAGTGAAGACGGAACATTTATTACTTTAGGTTATTGGGGGTCTGGTGATTTAATCGGTTCTCCATTGTCTAAAGTTAAACCTTACCAAATTGAATGTTTGACTAGTGTAGAAGTAAGTATTGTGCCACCTCATCTCTGGTATCAAGATGTGGAGGCGTTACTTTCTCACATTCAACAGGCAGAAGAACTGCTAAGTATAGTGCATTGTAAACCGATGTATCTGCGGTTGTGGCAATTTTTGGTGTGGTTAAGTACAAAATTTGGTCGTGATGTAGAAGAGGGTACACTAATAGACTTAAATGCCACTCATCAAGAAATGGCAGAGGTACTAAATACAACTAGAGTAACGGTAACGCGACTGTTACAGCAGTTTGAAGAGGAAGGATTGCTTTTACGTCAAAAACGTCAAATTATTTTGCGTTTACTCAACAAATGA
- a CDS encoding DUF4090 family protein: MPAETNEVNQTTTGADAIDVAIAKGIDFDGSPIPTAKLELYNKVMALEANRQRSGVSNTMRSRIVRIGAKHIPQAELDTLLTEAGFAPLKEKEIAFFYGGK; this comes from the coding sequence ATGCCTGCTGAAACTAATGAAGTAAATCAAACTACCACTGGTGCTGATGCTATTGACGTAGCGATCGCAAAGGGAATTGATTTTGACGGTTCTCCCATTCCTACTGCCAAGCTGGAACTATACAACAAAGTCATGGCTCTAGAGGCAAATAGACAGCGTAGCGGCGTATCCAATACCATGCGATCGCGTATTGTCAGAATTGGGGCAAAGCACATTCCCCAAGCAGAACTCGACACCTTGCTCACAGAAGCTGGTTTTGCACCTTTGAAAGAAAAAGAAATTGCCTTTTTTTACGGCGGTAAGTAG
- a CDS encoding TOBE domain-containing protein, with amino-acid sequence MPRKEQGWVTFQTSEEERKILEEFCNQSQRTKTEILRELVRGLNKYSSPAVASPTQQDVIPNAYTPGIEISSSKKPLKVSSRNILKGVVKKVVTGAVNTEVTLEIVHKVELTSMITRVSAEELDLTEGTEAYAVIKSNDIVIARE; translated from the coding sequence ATGCCTAGAAAAGAACAAGGATGGGTAACATTTCAAACCTCAGAAGAAGAACGCAAAATACTGGAAGAGTTTTGTAATCAGTCTCAACGTACCAAGACAGAAATTTTAAGAGAGTTGGTACGTGGGCTGAATAAATACTCTTCACCAGCGGTAGCGTCACCAACTCAGCAGGATGTTATACCAAATGCTTATACACCTGGGATAGAAATTAGTAGTTCAAAGAAACCTTTAAAAGTTAGCTCACGCAATATTCTCAAAGGCGTTGTTAAAAAGGTGGTTACTGGAGCAGTTAATACAGAAGTAACCCTAGAGATTGTTCATAAAGTAGAGTTAACTTCTATGATTACCAGAGTCTCAGCAGAGGAACTAGATTTAACTGAGGGAACAGAAGCCTACGCAGTAATTAAGTCTAACGATATTGTGATTGCTAGAGAATAA
- a CDS encoding response regulator — MSQDKELEIQMQFLEEATDYLNTLEAVLLEIDTSNRIDLEKINGALRAAHSIKGGAGMMGFRTLSDLAHRLEDSFKVLKTRKNSLEIDTQLQSLLLSGVDWLRQIVELLSEGNVIEEQWLQTFCYPVFDELHERLGDPVPEDATSMLSPEDGQDIIPLLFETEVEGCLQRLEAVVADEQQPCLQEEVAIMAAELAGLGEMLQLPAFTQLCESVTHHLEAASPNQVEEITRLALQAWRRSQALVLTNQLDQLPTEIKIGDLASAPALHPANTQPSKQAAIAEFFATDSAAAHLLEAEVFSPDFVESEETEEAWPDEDDAIVAASFETLDIEFANDSPDTVEVSEPSLVTAREISTIDYRFLERKGESVAIGKDREIQENTVRVPSKQLEQINDLFGELIIQRNGLNLQLERLRKLVRNLSQRVQGLERENQELRAAYDRISTQTFNGSGMRSLADDNHQADGIETNFDVLEMDRYNELNLLSQEVMETIVQVQEVTTDVQLSVDDTDQIARKLNKTSKQLQTKLTQVRMRPLSDLVERFPRAIRDLNVEYGKNVQLKIEGGNTLIERSILEALNEPLMHLLRNAFDHGIEDPATRSSIGKLEQGLIEIKATHRRDRTIITIRDDGRGISLEKIRARALAMGLDASLLASASDEELLSLIFEPGFTTSDHVTALSGRGVGMDVVRNKLKQVRGDIKVDTELGVGTTFTLSVPFTLSVARVLLVESNRMLLAFPTDVVSEIFLLQNEQVFAIAGSEVINWQGTMLPLIRLSRHLEFNGPRYNSPDLETPPAINASCVLIVKSGNQPMAVQLDRCWGEQEVAIRQVEGNIPLPDGFSNCTILGDGRVVALVNANELLYKVVTNQRSSKNNQLPSARLKTAFLISGEDKPVGSSVVNQKSTILIVDDSINVRRFLALTLEKGGYQVEQAKDGQDALDKLQSGLQVQAVICDIEMPRLDGYGFLGRIKSHDDMKNIPIAMLTSRSSDKHRQLAMQLGARAYFSKPYNEQELLRTLHQIIYSTNGNGTSNN, encoded by the coding sequence ATGTCACAGGACAAAGAACTGGAAATCCAGATGCAATTTCTGGAAGAAGCCACTGATTATCTCAATACCTTAGAAGCGGTATTGTTGGAAATCGACACTAGTAATCGCATCGATTTAGAAAAGATTAACGGGGCACTCCGAGCCGCTCATTCCATTAAAGGCGGGGCGGGAATGATGGGATTTCGCACGCTGAGTGATTTAGCCCATCGTCTAGAAGATTCCTTTAAAGTTTTAAAGACGCGCAAAAATTCTTTAGAAATTGACACCCAGCTACAAAGTTTACTGTTATCTGGGGTGGACTGGTTACGTCAAATCGTAGAATTGCTCTCCGAAGGCAATGTGATTGAAGAGCAATGGTTACAAACCTTTTGTTATCCGGTATTTGATGAATTGCACGAGCGTTTGGGCGATCCGGTGCCAGAAGACGCTACAAGTATGCTTTCCCCCGAAGATGGGCAAGATATTATACCCTTACTTTTTGAAACAGAAGTAGAAGGCTGTTTACAGCGTTTAGAAGCTGTAGTGGCAGACGAACAACAGCCTTGTTTACAAGAAGAAGTGGCAATTATGGCAGCTGAACTAGCAGGCTTAGGCGAAATGCTTCAGCTACCAGCGTTTACCCAGCTTTGCGAGTCAGTGACGCACCACTTAGAAGCTGCTAGCCCAAATCAAGTAGAAGAAATTACCAGATTAGCATTACAAGCATGGCGGCGATCGCAAGCTTTAGTGCTGACAAATCAACTCGATCAGTTACCGACAGAAATCAAAATCGGTGATTTAGCCTCTGCTCCAGCCCTGCATCCGGCAAATACGCAGCCATCTAAACAAGCTGCAATTGCGGAATTTTTCGCCACAGATTCAGCCGCAGCCCACTTGTTAGAAGCAGAAGTCTTCTCACCAGATTTTGTGGAATCAGAAGAAACTGAGGAAGCTTGGCCCGATGAAGATGATGCGATCGTTGCTGCTAGTTTTGAAACGTTAGATATTGAGTTTGCTAACGATTCCCCAGATACAGTTGAGGTTTCTGAGCCAAGCTTAGTCACTGCGAGAGAAATTTCCACCATAGATTACAGATTTCTTGAGCGCAAAGGCGAGTCAGTTGCTATCGGTAAAGACCGAGAAATTCAGGAAAATACAGTCCGAGTTCCCAGTAAGCAACTTGAACAAATTAATGATCTGTTTGGGGAATTAATTATTCAGCGCAATGGGCTGAATTTGCAATTGGAAAGGCTACGTAAACTCGTTCGTAACCTCAGCCAGCGTGTCCAAGGGCTAGAGCGAGAAAACCAGGAATTACGCGCCGCCTACGACAGAATTTCCACTCAAACTTTTAACGGCTCGGGAATGCGATCGCTTGCTGATGACAACCATCAAGCTGATGGCATCGAGACTAACTTTGATGTCCTCGAAATGGATCGCTATAACGAATTAAACCTGCTATCGCAGGAAGTTATGGAAACCATTGTTCAGGTACAAGAAGTTACCACCGATGTGCAGCTAAGTGTTGATGACACCGATCAAATTGCGCGGAAGCTGAACAAAACATCTAAGCAGTTACAAACAAAGCTGACCCAAGTAAGGATGCGCCCGCTATCAGATTTAGTCGAGCGTTTTCCGCGCGCTATCCGCGACTTGAATGTGGAATATGGCAAAAATGTCCAGTTAAAAATTGAAGGTGGTAATACCTTAATAGAACGTAGCATTTTAGAAGCTTTAAATGAGCCTTTAATGCACCTGTTAAGGAATGCCTTCGATCATGGTATTGAAGATCCAGCCACCCGCAGCAGCATCGGTAAATTAGAACAAGGCTTAATTGAAATTAAAGCCACCCACCGTAGAGACCGCACAATTATTACCATCCGTGATGATGGTCGGGGTATTTCTCTAGAAAAAATTCGCGCCCGCGCCTTAGCGATGGGCTTAGATGCTTCACTATTAGCTAGTGCTAGCGATGAAGAACTGTTATCACTAATTTTTGAGCCAGGGTTTACCACCTCCGACCATGTGACCGCACTTTCCGGTCGTGGTGTGGGTATGGATGTGGTACGCAACAAACTCAAACAAGTCCGAGGTGATATCAAAGTTGATACCGAACTCGGAGTAGGAACTACCTTTACCCTATCTGTACCATTTACACTTTCAGTTGCACGCGTGCTGTTAGTGGAAAGCAACCGAATGCTGTTAGCATTCCCTACAGATGTAGTTTCAGAAATCTTCTTACTGCAAAATGAACAAGTGTTTGCGATCGCAGGTAGTGAAGTGATCAATTGGCAAGGTACGATGCTACCTTTAATTCGCCTGAGTAGACACCTAGAGTTTAATGGCCCCCGTTATAATAGCCCTGATTTAGAAACTCCCCCAGCAATCAATGCTAGTTGTGTATTAATTGTGAAAAGCGGTAATCAGCCAATGGCTGTACAACTAGACCGTTGTTGGGGTGAACAAGAAGTTGCGATTCGCCAAGTTGAGGGTAACATTCCTTTACCAGACGGTTTTAGTAACTGTACGATTCTGGGTGATGGTCGGGTAGTAGCATTGGTCAATGCCAATGAATTACTGTATAAAGTTGTTACAAATCAACGCAGCTCCAAAAATAATCAATTACCATCAGCTCGATTAAAAACTGCCTTTTTGATATCTGGTGAAGACAAACCAGTAGGATCATCTGTTGTTAATCAAAAAAGCACGATTTTGATTGTCGATGATTCGATTAATGTTCGCCGCTTTTTAGCCTTGACTTTAGAAAAAGGTGGATATCAAGTAGAACAAGCAAAAGATGGACAAGATGCTTTAGATAAACTTCAGAGTGGCTTACAAGTTCAAGCAGTAATTTGCGATATTGAAATGCCTCGTCTTGATGGTTATGGGTTTTTAGGTCGGATTAAATCCCACGATGATATGAAAAATATTCCCATTGCTATGTTGACCTCTCGTAGTAGCGATAAACATCGCCAATTAGCAATGCAGTTAGGTGCCAGAGCCTATTTCTCTAAACCTTATAACGAACAAGAATTGCTCCGCACGTTACATCAAATAATTTATTCAACTAATGGTAATGGCACATCAAACAATTAA
- the ppc gene encoding phosphoenolpyruvate carboxylase → MSSVLYSLSQAAKIYPASELFLRHRLQVVEELWEAVLRQECGQKMVDLLEQLRALCSPEGQATHDQAESAVKLIEQLNINEAIRAARAFALYFQLINIIEQEYEQRQQLTRYSEAETELEDPEILPNITYSSNQLENDAPVNRGIGADLLAKSWLAKEKDKHKGTFAALFPHLFKLNVPPQQIQRLIAQLDVRLVFTAHPTEIVRHTIRDKQRQVVNLLQHLDTVENRSGSTLGGYPWEAAEIREKLLEEIRLWWRTDELHQFKPTVLDEVDYALHYFQEVLFDGIPQLHKRFTYALNKTFPWLEPPQKNFCSFGSWVGSDRDGNPSVTPDVTWQTACYQRKMVLERYIKSVKQLIELLSVSMHWSDVLPDLLESLELDQSQLSEIYDALALRYRQEPYRLKLSYVLRRLENTRDRNLALYKRETPKNEDKPMYLSGADFLAELRMIQRNLTETGLSCRELDNLISQVEIFGFNLTQLDIRQESSRHSDALNEILEYLQVLPQSYNDLTEEQRVAWLTGELQTRRPLIPAELPFSEKTNDVIQTFRVLRSLQQEFGVQICQTYIISMCRQVSDVLEVLLLAKEARLFDPAIAVGTIQVVPLFETVEDLQRSRTVMRQLFELPLYRALLAGGYEQVKANEKNADNIHATCPLTLNLQEVMLGYSDSNKDSGFLSSNWEIHKAQKSLQEIAEKYGVNLRIFHGRGGSVGRGGGPAYEAILAQPGHSINGRIKITEQGEVLASKYSLLDLALYNLETITTAVIQASLLRTGFDDIEPWNEIMEELAARSRSHYRALIYEQPDFIDFFHQVTPIEEISQLQISSRPARRPSGKKDLSSLRAIPWVFSWTQTRFLLPSWYGVGTALQEFLQAEPEEHLKLLRYFYVKWPFFKMVISKAEMTLAKVDMQMAQHYVQELSNPEDKPRFEKVFEQISSEYYLTKDLVLKITGHSRLLDGDPVLQRSVQLRNGTIVPLGFIQVSLLKRLRQSRNTAPSGVIHSRYSKGELLRGALLTINGIAAGMRNTG, encoded by the coding sequence ATGAGTTCTGTTTTATACTCTTTGTCTCAGGCAGCGAAAATCTACCCCGCCTCAGAGTTATTTTTACGCCATCGTCTCCAAGTAGTGGAGGAACTGTGGGAAGCGGTACTCCGGCAGGAATGTGGGCAGAAAATGGTGGATTTGTTGGAACAATTGCGCGCTCTGTGTTCGCCAGAAGGTCAAGCTACTCATGACCAAGCTGAATCTGCGGTAAAGTTGATTGAACAACTGAACATTAATGAAGCTATCCGGGCGGCTCGCGCTTTTGCACTGTATTTCCAGCTGATCAACATCATAGAGCAGGAATATGAACAACGGCAGCAATTAACCCGCTATTCTGAGGCGGAAACAGAGCTAGAAGATCCAGAAATCTTACCCAATATTACCTATTCATCCAATCAGCTAGAAAACGATGCACCTGTAAATCGGGGAATTGGTGCGGATTTATTAGCTAAGAGTTGGCTAGCTAAAGAAAAAGACAAGCACAAAGGTACTTTTGCCGCTTTATTCCCCCATTTATTCAAACTCAATGTCCCGCCGCAGCAAATTCAACGTCTAATTGCTCAATTAGATGTGCGTTTAGTGTTTACAGCTCATCCCACAGAAATTGTGCGTCATACAATCCGGGATAAGCAAAGACAAGTTGTCAATCTATTACAACATCTAGATACGGTAGAAAACCGTTCTGGGAGTACATTAGGGGGCTATCCTTGGGAAGCAGCAGAAATCCGCGAAAAGTTACTAGAAGAAATTCGCCTGTGGTGGCGCACGGATGAACTACACCAGTTCAAGCCGACAGTTTTAGATGAAGTAGACTATGCTTTGCACTACTTCCAAGAAGTGCTGTTTGATGGGATTCCCCAACTGCATAAACGGTTTACATACGCCCTGAATAAAACCTTTCCGTGGCTGGAACCGCCACAGAAAAACTTTTGCTCTTTTGGTTCTTGGGTAGGTTCCGATAGAGATGGTAATCCCTCAGTTACACCAGATGTTACCTGGCAAACAGCTTGTTATCAGCGCAAAATGGTGTTGGAAAGATATATTAAATCAGTCAAGCAATTGATTGAGTTATTAAGCGTCTCGATGCACTGGAGTGATGTCCTCCCTGATTTACTGGAATCTCTGGAGTTGGATCAGTCGCAGTTAAGCGAAATCTATGACGCTTTAGCACTCCGTTATCGCCAAGAACCATATCGCCTGAAGTTATCCTATGTCTTAAGAAGGCTGGAAAATACCCGCGATCGCAATTTGGCTTTGTATAAGCGGGAAACGCCCAAGAATGAAGACAAGCCAATGTATCTGTCAGGAGCAGATTTTCTGGCTGAACTGCGAATGATTCAACGCAACTTGACCGAAACAGGTTTAAGCTGTCGAGAATTAGATAATTTAATTTCTCAGGTAGAAATTTTTGGTTTTAACCTCACACAGTTAGATATTCGTCAAGAATCTTCACGTCATTCGGATGCATTGAATGAAATTCTGGAATATCTCCAAGTCTTACCTCAAAGTTATAACGACCTGACAGAAGAACAGCGCGTAGCTTGGTTAACAGGAGAATTACAAACTCGTCGTCCCTTAATTCCAGCAGAGTTACCATTCTCCGAAAAAACCAACGATGTTATTCAAACCTTCCGTGTCTTGCGATCGCTACAACAAGAATTTGGCGTGCAAATCTGCCAAACTTACATTATCAGTATGTGCCGCCAAGTTAGCGATGTACTAGAAGTTTTGTTATTAGCCAAAGAAGCCAGACTTTTTGACCCTGCGATCGCCGTTGGGACAATTCAAGTTGTACCTTTATTTGAAACGGTAGAAGACTTGCAACGCTCCAGAACTGTGATGCGGCAACTTTTTGAGCTACCGTTATATCGAGCTTTATTAGCTGGCGGCTACGAGCAAGTAAAGGCAAATGAGAAAAACGCAGACAATATCCACGCCACTTGTCCGTTGACCTTGAACCTGCAAGAAGTCATGTTGGGCTATTCTGACAGTAATAAAGACTCTGGTTTTTTAAGCAGCAATTGGGAAATTCATAAAGCGCAAAAATCGCTCCAAGAAATAGCAGAAAAATATGGCGTGAATTTGCGAATTTTCCACGGACGTGGCGGTTCTGTAGGTAGAGGCGGCGGCCCAGCTTACGAAGCGATTTTAGCCCAACCAGGTCACAGTATTAATGGCAGAATCAAGATTACCGAGCAAGGGGAAGTTTTAGCTTCTAAATATTCTCTCTTGGACTTGGCTTTGTACAATCTGGAAACCATCACCACGGCTGTAATTCAAGCCAGCTTACTGCGGACAGGTTTCGACGATATCGAACCTTGGAACGAAATTATGGAGGAATTAGCAGCGCGATCGCGTTCTCATTATCGGGCTTTGATTTATGAGCAACCCGATTTTATTGACTTCTTCCACCAAGTAACTCCCATCGAAGAAATTAGCCAGTTGCAAATTAGTTCCCGTCCAGCACGTCGCCCATCGGGTAAGAAAGATTTAAGCAGCTTAAGAGCAATTCCTTGGGTATTTAGTTGGACACAAACGAGATTTTTGCTACCTTCCTGGTATGGTGTTGGTACAGCTTTGCAAGAATTTTTGCAAGCTGAACCAGAAGAACACTTAAAACTGCTCCGCTACTTTTACGTTAAGTGGCCATTCTTCAAGATGGTGATTTCTAAAGCAGAAATGACCTTAGCAAAAGTAGATATGCAAATGGCGCAGCATTACGTCCAAGAATTATCCAATCCAGAAGATAAGCCGCGATTTGAGAAGGTTTTCGAGCAAATTTCTAGCGAATACTATCTTACCAAGGATTTAGTGTTAAAAATTACCGGACACAGTCGCCTGTTAGATGGCGATCCGGTATTACAGCGTTCTGTGCAGTTACGCAACGGCACAATTGTACCTTTAGGGTTTATCCAGGTTTCCCTGCTGAAACGCCTCCGCCAATCACGCAATACTGCCCCATCCGGTGTAATCCATTCCCGTTACAGTAAAGGTGAGTTATTGCGCGGTGCATTGTTGACTATTAACGGTATTGCTGCAGGGATGAGAAATACAGGTTGA
- a CDS encoding NB-ARC domain-containing protein, with translation MEFEQALAIANHAVSSKIARNLTEMEFNLLFGAWNNWNYDRIATHSGYSINYLQRDIGPKFWKLLSDALGRKVNKTNLRGLLSQLNAPIPNRQLQNQPSVDWGKAPDVSSFCGREEEIEKLTQWIIEERCRLIALVGMGGIGKSALATKVSQLVQADFDFVIWRSFRNAPLLETLLAELVPFLSQQQDIQAKPERLLYWLRTHRCLVILDNQDTLLQPGQHAGNYQPDFSNYSELFQLLGESSHQSCILLTSREKSAEVALFEDWNGGVRSLFLKGSCEASLASIYSKGLVGSEAEKHYLCELYYCNPLALKMVATSIQSLFDGVITTFLQTETPIFNGIRRLLDQQFQRLSPLEQIIMYCLAINREWTAITKLQADIVPAVYRASLLESLESLTWRSLIEKRSGEYTQQPVIMEYVTDCLIRQLATESITVQTSFFNRHILKLTN, from the coding sequence ATGGAGTTTGAACAGGCACTAGCGATCGCTAACCATGCTGTAAGCAGCAAAATCGCTAGAAATCTCACGGAGATGGAATTTAACCTTTTGTTTGGTGCCTGGAACAACTGGAATTACGATCGCATTGCTACGCATTCAGGCTATTCCATTAACTACTTACAGCGAGATATTGGCCCTAAATTCTGGAAGCTTTTGAGTGATGCTTTAGGTCGCAAAGTTAACAAAACAAATCTGCGCGGCCTTCTTAGCCAACTTAATGCACCCATCCCTAATCGCCAACTGCAAAACCAACCTTCCGTAGATTGGGGTAAAGCACCGGATGTTTCTAGCTTCTGTGGTCGTGAGGAAGAGATAGAAAAGCTGACGCAGTGGATAATTGAAGAACGCTGTCGCCTAATTGCCTTGGTGGGAATGGGCGGTATAGGTAAAAGTGCTTTAGCTACCAAAGTCTCTCAATTGGTACAAGCAGACTTTGATTTTGTAATTTGGCGCAGTTTCCGCAACGCTCCACTTTTAGAAACTTTATTGGCGGAACTAGTACCTTTCCTTTCCCAACAGCAAGACATCCAAGCCAAACCAGAACGGTTGCTGTACTGGCTGCGGACTCATCGCTGTTTAGTGATTCTTGATAATCAAGATACTCTCTTACAACCAGGTCAGCACGCTGGCAATTATCAACCAGATTTTAGCAATTATAGTGAATTGTTTCAGTTACTCGGAGAATCGAGTCATCAAAGTTGTATTTTACTGACTAGTCGTGAGAAATCTGCAGAAGTGGCATTATTTGAAGATTGGAATGGCGGAGTGCGATCGCTGTTTTTGAAAGGTTCCTGCGAAGCATCCCTGGCATCAATTTACTCGAAGGGATTGGTGGGAAGTGAGGCTGAAAAACACTATCTGTGTGAATTATATTATTGCAATCCCCTGGCATTAAAAATGGTAGCTACCTCAATTCAGAGTTTGTTTGATGGGGTAATTACCACATTTTTGCAAACAGAAACTCCAATATTTAACGGGATTCGTCGCTTACTCGATCAGCAATTTCAGAGGTTATCGCCCTTGGAACAGATCATTATGTATTGTTTGGCGATTAATCGAGAATGGACAGCAATTACCAAACTGCAAGCAGATATTGTACCCGCTGTTTACCGTGCTAGTTTGTTGGAATCCCTAGAATCGCTTACATGGCGCAGTTTAATTGAAAAGCGATCGGGCGAATATACCCAACAACCGGTGATTATGGAATATGTCACAGATTGTTTAATTCGACAGCTTGCCACTGAATCAATAACGGTACAAACGTCATTTTTCAATAGACATATCCTAAAACTCACAAACTAA